The genomic segment ttggagttggtactttcggtggtagtagcattagtgctggagttggtactttcagtggtagtcgcattagtgctggagttggtactttcagtggtagtagcactagtcctgacgttgatgctggcagtggtagtagcactagtcctgacgttggtgctggcagtggtagtagcattagtgctggagttggtagtCGCATTGGTACTGGCATTGGTGGTCGCATTAGTACTGGCATTGGTACTGGCATTGGTAGTCGCATTAGTACTAGCATTGGTAGTCGCAttagtcctgacgttggtACTAGCAGTGGTAATCGCATTAGTACTGGCGTTAGTACTGGCATTAGCACTACCATGAATGCACGTGTTGCTGTCCTCATCACTGCTGCAATACTTTCTGTACCTGTCACTGCTATTGCTCTCCTGGAAGCTAGACGGTAACGCAACGATCGACATGGAAGCTGTCGCCTGTTTTTCAGCCAATCTGTCCATTCTTTCTATCAGTTCCACTGTGTCAGCAGACAGGTCTGTCCTGGAGCCACAGCATCCAACATGCTggcccttttttcctttctttgattcaagtCCATAGAACTCGCGTACCTGTTCGGTTATACAGCCTTCCTTAATCGGTGGTAATTCACCCTTACGATTCCTTGCCGCCCAActgttttttctagatAATAGATAACAGAGGCCCCCATCTCTTAGTCTCCCTACACCTTGAATGAgctcaataatattaagtctattatcaagcatgatcaccatcatcaattgCTTAATGTCAATTCCTTCAGTCACTAATTTCGTTCCGATGAGAACTTGCATGCTACCGTCAGTGACAAACTCCTTTGTGCGAGACACCTTTTCTGCAGCACCCAGCTTCCCGTGTATCCATACCACCCTAAAATACTTTCTCCAAGAGCAGGCcaattcttccacttcGTTGGTTGTGCTTGCAACTACAATGGCCTTCGACTCTGGTTCACTTTCAAAGAGGGCTAAAAGAAGCTTCAGTGCTTCTTCGGGCTGTGATTCCACTTTCTTCCGAATTTTATGAACATGCCCTAAAGGCACCTCGGATTTCTCCTTGATTAGATTAAACATCCGTGTTGGATAGCTGGATAGACCTCTGCTGAGATCTTCCGACCGTTTGAGCTCGTTGATGTCCATCGATTTCTTGGCCAGTCCCGTAAGCCCAATACGCTGCAACGCAGCATCAGCTACAGCCTCAGGGGCTGTGCCGCTCAAAAAGATTGCTTTCTCAAAAGCgtcaaaatcaaggttAGTTATGCCCCCAAATTGCGACTGCCGGTAGACCTCCGTTTCAAAGTTGTGAAACTCATCTACAATGAGGTAACCCAATTTTACGTTGTTGGTCCTAAAGGTGCACTCAACAATATTCTCCCACGCAGCTATCCTGTCTGTGAAATTAGTGCTAGCAAGATCATCGTAGATCCCCACGTATAAATCAGTAACGCCATCGtaaccttcttcaataaagtttcttacAGGGGCCACATTCAAGCAACCGCATCGGCCCAACCTGATCATGCAATTAGCAAGCAACACTGTGTACGGTACAAACAGAAACGACACATATTCCACGTCGCCCTTAGATGCCAGTGCTATCAAGGGGAGATGAAATAACTCCGTCTTACCATAGCCCGGTGGGGCCTGTACTGCCACAGAGGGTGTGTCTGCCATGTATATTTCATAACATAAGCGCAACTGATGCAAGTCCCTGAATTCAAAGGAGCTGCCAAAGAGTTTCTGGCCTGCGACGAGGATATCGTTTGTACTCTTGGGCTCTCGGGGCCTTTTTCGCGTtactcttgaaattttttgatgatgatttgaaCTCGCCGCCTCACCTGCCACTACGTCTTCCGCATTCCGAGTACTGGAGAATGAACAATGGTAGTCGCTTTCAAGGCCTAACCACTGAATCCAGCGCTCGGAAGCTCGTTCCTGCAATAAAGTGGCGGTCGTCCCACTGACACTAGTTAACGAAAAGGAATCCACACCGTAAATATTTCGCCCTGTTTGAACGGAATGATTGGCCATGAGTTCACTCGTCGCCGACTCGTACAAATCTGTTTCAAATCTGCTACCTACGCAGTGCCGTCCTAGGGCAATCAACCCCTGACGCATCTCCCGAAAATTCAGCTTCTGAGGTGCATTCTTCGGAAGTTCCCTCATGTACTGCCGAAAAGTTGCGTATTCAACCAGACAGCCCTTCGCGGTATTCAGAAACATGTAGGAATACAAAACTATCCTCGAAATGTCTCGATTTGTTACTTGATTTGGATCCTCAAATCCCACCACATCCATCCAAGGATCATGATTAAAAGCGTCATAACTGTTACCAAGCGCACATATTTGCATTTGCCTTAGCACAGtgacaaaataaaacacGTAATCTGAGGTGAGTCCGTCAAGCGTCTTTAGTCGAGGCTCCGATGAACCGTTCTTGTTGTAATCAGTGTACAGTTGGATGCGTCTTGTTGTATCATCGACGTATACGTTGCGCTGAGGACCGGCAAAAGCGAGTAGCTGAAGCTCTGGATAACGGTAAGGGTATCCTACGGCAAAATGGATCATCCACATAAGTGGCACCGTAAGCTCGTCAATTGCAACAGcgactttatttttaagagCCGCGGTCATTTTGTTAGTATCTCTTCTCAACTTGGGCAGCACAATTTCACGATATTTAACAGGtatcatttgaagaaaagaatcgTTTTCCAGATACTCGTCAATTCCTCGCTTCGGTTCTCTGAACAAAACTTCTCGATTACGCAAAATGAGGTTGGCAATATCAACCACTGTAGGCATATAAAAGCAGTTGTTCAACTCTCCCCAAAGGTTATCAAACTGAGCCTTGCATGCAAAGTAAAAGCCGCGGACATACTCGCGattaaaaaagttttccaCATACTGATATACCATCAGAAGAAGGTACCAAAGTTATTCTATAAGAGTCCTTCAGCGTGGTTTCCTGCGCTACTTCGTGGTACAGAATTTTGATCCATTTCCACATTGCAACGCCGTTGTTGTCATCAAATATATCTAAATCCCTTGCGGTACAAGC from the Saccharomyces cerevisiae S288C chromosome IX, complete sequence genome contains:
- a CDS encoding Y' element ATP-dependent helicase (Putative Y' element ATP-dependent helicase), whose translation is MKVSDRRKFEKANFDEFESALNNKNDLVHCPSITLFESIPTEVRSFYEDEKSGLIKVVKFRTGAMDRKRSFEKVVISVMVGKNVKKFLTFVEDEPDFQGGPIPSKYLIPKKINLMVYTLFQVHTLKFNRKDYDTLSLFYLNRGYYNELSFRVLERCHEIASARPNDSSTMRTFTDFVSGAPIVRSLQKSTIRKYGYNLAPYMFLLLHVDELSIFSAYQASLPGEKKVDTERLKRDLCPRKPIEIKYFSQICNDMMNKKDRLGDILHIILRACALNFGAGPRGGAGDEEDRSITNEEPIIPSVDEHGLKVCKLRSPNTPRRLRKTLDAVKALLVSSCACTARDLDIFDDNNGVAMWKWIKILYHEVAQETTLKDSYRITLVPSSDGISLLAFAGPQRNVYVDDTTRRIQLYTDYNKNGSSEPRLKTLDGLTSDYVFYFVTVLRQMQICALGNSYDAFNHDPWMDVVGFEDPNQVTNRDISRIVLYSYMFLNTAKGCLVEYATFRQYMRELPKNAPQKLNFREMRQGLIALGRHCVGSRFETDLYESATSELMANHSVQTGRNIYGVDSFSLTSVSGTTATLLQERASERWIQWLGLESDYHCSFSSTRNAEDVVAGEAASSNHHQKISRVTRKRPREPKSTNDILVAGQKLFGSSFEFRDLHQLRLCYEIYMADTPSVAVQAPPGYGKTELFHLPLIALASKGDVEYVSFLFVPYTVLLANCMIRLGRCGCLNVAPVRNFIEEGYDGVTDLYVGIYDDLASTNFTDRIAAWENIVECTFRTNNVKLGYLIVDEFHNFETEVYRQSQFGGITNLDFDAFEKAIFLSGTAPEAVADAALQRIGLTGLAKKSMDINELKRSEDLSRGLSSYPTRMFNLIKEKSEVPLGHVHKIRKKVESQPEEALKLLLALFESEPESKAIVVASTTNEVEELACSWRKYFRVVWIHGKLGAAEKVSRTKEFVTDGSMQVLIGTKLVTEGIDIKQLMMVIMLDNRLNIIELIQGVGRLRDGGLCYLLSRKNSWAARNRKGELPPIKEGCITEQVREFYGLESKKGKKGQHVGCCGSRTDLSADTVELIERMDRLAEKQATASMSIVALPSSFQESNSSDRYRKYCSSDEDSNTCIHGSANASTNASTNAITTASTNVRTNATTNASTNATTNASTNASTNATTNASTNATTNSSTNATTTASTNVRTSATTTASINVRTSATTTESTNSSTNATTTESTNSSTNATTTESTNSNTSATTTASINVRTSATTTESTNSSTSATTTASINVRTSATTTKSINSSTNATTTESTNSNTNATTTESTNSSTNATTTESTNSSTNATTTESTNSNTSAATTESTNSNTSATTTESTNASAKEDANKDGNAEDNRFHPVTDINKESYKRKGSQMVLLERKKLKAQFPNTSENMNVLQFLGFRSDEIKHLFLYGIDIYFCPEGVFTQYGLCKGCQKMFELCVCWAGQKVSYRRIAWEALAVERMLRNDEEYKEYLEDIEPYHGDPVGYLKYFSVKRREIYSQIQRNYAWYLAITRRRETISVLDSTRGKQGSQVFRMSGRQIKELYFKVWSNLRESKTEVLQYFLNWDEKKCQEEWEAKDDTVVVEALEKGGVFQRLRSMTSAGLQGPQYVKLQFSRHHRQLRSRYELSLGMHLRDQIALGVTPSKVPHWTAFLSMLIGLFYNKTFRQKLEYLLEQISEVWLLPHWLDLANVEVLAADDTRVPLYMLMVAVHKELDSDDVPDGRFDILLCRDSSREVGE